Proteins from one Bactrocera neohumeralis isolate Rockhampton chromosome 3, APGP_CSIRO_Bneo_wtdbg2-racon-allhic-juicebox.fasta_v2, whole genome shotgun sequence genomic window:
- the LOC126752782 gene encoding polycomb protein Sfmbt isoform X1: MNPSELRMMWMSHYNPERITVEDAPSFFGHPSVGLSVMDDLSSHQPTMDLNPMMSIVGGDFSGQAAAAAAAALGVQPTALIAANSNDIYGLAQVGGLHQQLLQQSAAAVFQNYTEVIDDDDGTGSGAIGADNSGCGNVSVDKSLATQFVHNDEPQPIYDQLDDGSYDGGLAPKQEIINIDDFVMMTDSNSYDGTEFMADEREVAEGSSGGVDISHAHGMDENGVLVPLDSGHKLIGDSGDEVMVPATTTVMQATAATSSRGFGGGGGTGHHRSSQRKTRKIEPVNRPGLVLKTPIAYKGNIDPSVIPIQKDGMAVCERCGAIGVKHTFYTKSRRFCSMSCARGELYSLVVNNTKMAGGAQQQQQTISNSPVQDHIDGVAGSNNGNSNDIQQHDTQPQQSDIELALRVAHIKNSNYRFRITDQSKITQINGFGEPVMSAELTGMDGASALTGLGSENGALCGVNAGGLVATPKALQMYRDVLPQEDLPQIPKFERLPVSCPQMEKIISIRRRMYDPSHSFDWTPRLSHPNFFAAPVTCFPHAPGYEVWDSIGIDMKVEVENTDCDNTEIVQPGQTPHSFWVATILNICGYKALMRYEGFDEPTHDFWVNLCNAEVHSVGWCATRGKPLIPPRTIENKYKDWKDFLVERLSGARTLPSSFYNKINDSMQSRFRLGLNLECVDKDRISQVRLATVTKIVGKRLFLRYFDSDDGFWCHEDSPIIHPVGWATTVGHNLAAPHDYLERMLAGREAMIEVHEDDATIELFKMNFTFEEYYMDGKGNGFVEGMKLEAVDPLNLSSICAATVMAVLKFGYIMIRIDSYQPDATGSDWFCYHEKSPSIFPVGFCASNSITLTPPNGYDVNTFSWEKYLQETGSVAAGQHLFHRIVPNHGFRVGMSLECADLMDPRLVCVATVSRIVGRLLKIHFDGWTDEYDQWLDCESPDVYPVGWCVLVNHKLEGPPVPVQATAKTNTKAKSPKKRKKKSTAKGVENSNTAKPRTIALKTNPHLPKLSIKLELKPEHHNAAFYEDNNEDDDDDGDYEEDSTSHRSGQSTPLSHNDGSQLALTEKITTAQQTSTTQASAPTRVGNPAVKKSVSPAPPVVGRKATSYIGNSSVCNSKYIPRLIESSSNENNSGSSGGNNNSQNADPQADLIPDTWNVYDVSQFLRVNDCTAHCDTFLRNKIDGKRLLQLSKDEIITLLGMKVGPALKISDLIQQLKCRVNPGKSRLHKANKTFL; the protein is encoded by the exons ATGAATCCCTCCGAGCTGCGTATGATGTGGATGAGTCACTATAATCCTGAACGCATCACAGTGGAGGACGCACCCTCATTCTTTGGGCATCCATCAGTGGGACTTTCTGTAATGGACGATTTATCCTCACATCAACCAACAATG gatttGAATCCAATGATGAGTATTGTTGGGGGGGATTTCAGTGGTcaggcggcagcagcagcagcggctgCATTAGGCGTACAACCGACAGCTCTAATTGCGGCCAATTCTAACGATATTTACGGTCTAGCACAAGTAGGTGGTTTGCATCAACAGTTACTTCAACAATCGGCCGCAGCTGTTTTTCAAAACTACACAGAAGTTATAGACGATGATGATGGCACTGGAAGTGGCGCAATAGGTGCTGACAACAGCGGTTGTGGTAATGTCAGCGTAGACAAATCATTAGCAACACAATTTGTGCATAACGATGAGCCACAACCAATCTATGATCAATTGGATGATGGTAGTTACGATGGTGGTTTAGCGCCAAAAcaggaaattataaatattgatgatTTCGTTATGATGACCGATTCTAATTCATATGATGGTACAGAATTTATGGCTGACGAAagagaagtggcagaaggaagtagTGGTGGCGTTGATATCTCCCATGCACATGGCATGGATGAGAATGGTGTCCTTGTGCCTTTGGATAGTGGACACAAATTAATAGGCGATAGTGGCGATGAGGTGATGGTGCCCGCCACCACAACCGTAATGCAAGCAACAGCGGCAACCTCATCAAGAGGATTTGGTGGAGGTGGAGGAACGGGCCACCATCGCTCATCGCAACGTAAGACTCGAAAAATAGAACCAGTTAACAGGCCAGGACTGGTGCTGAAGACACCAATAGCATATAAGGGAAACATAGATCCATCGGTTATACCAATTCAGAAAGACGGCATgg ccGTCTGTGAGCGTTGTGGTGCAATCGGTGTAAAGCACACTTTCTACACCAAATCTCGACGTTTTTGCAGCATGTCCTGCGCTCGTGGCGAACTTTATTCTTTGGTAGTAAACAACACTAAAATGGCAGGTGgtgcgcaacaacagcaacagacGATTTCCAACTCCCCCGTGCAAGATCATATCGATGGTGTAGCTGGAAGTAACAATGGTAATAGCAACGATATACAACAACACGATACACAACCTCAACAATCTGATATTGAGTTGGCGTTACGTGTTGCTCATATTAAGAATTCGAATTATCGTTTTCGCATCACAGACCAATCGAAAATTACACAAATCAACGGTTTTGGCGAACCTGTCATGTCCGCCGAATTGACAGGAATGGATGGCGCAAGTGCACTAACAGGTCTAGGTAGTGAGAATGGAGCCTTGTGTGGTGTAAATGCAGGTGGCTTAGTTGCTACGCCAAAGGCACTTCAAATGTACCGTGATGTTTTACCACAAGAAGACCTGCCACAAATTCCAAAATTTGAACGTTTACCAGTTTCCTGCCCacaaatggaaaaaatcattAGTATACGTCGTCGTATGTATGATCCGTCGCATTCTTTCGATTGGACGCCGCGTTTGTCGCATCCGAATTTTTTCGCTGCACCCGTTACTTGCTTTCCACATGCACCCGGCTACGAAGTTTGGGACAGCATTGGCATTGACATGAAAGTTGAGGTGGAGAATACAGATTGTGATAACACGGAAATAGTGCAGCCCGGACAGACGCCACACTCGTTTTGGGTCGCGACGATCTTAAATATTTGCGGATACAAAGCTCTTATGCGTTACGAAG gcTTTGATGAGCCAACACATGACTTCTGGGTAAATCTATGCAATGCGGAAGTACACTCGGTTGGTTGGTGTGCGACACGCGGCAAACCTCTAATACCGCCACGTACTATCGAGAATAAATACAAAGATTGGAAAGATTTCCTCGTGGAACGATTGTCTGGCGCACGTACACTGCCTTCCAGCTTTTACAACAAAATCAATGACAGCATGCAGTCGCGCTTCCGACTGGGCTTGAATTTAGAGTGTGTGGATAAGGATCGAATCTCACAGGTTCGCTTGGCAACGGTGACAAAAATTGTAGGCAAGCGTTTGTTTTTGCGGTACTTTGACTCTGATGACGGTTTTTGGTGTCATGAGGACTCGCCCATCATACATCCGGTCGGTTGGGCGACTACCGTGGGTCACAATTTAGCGGCACCGCATGATTATTTAGAACGAATGTTGG CTGGCCGAGAGGCAATGATTGAAGTACATGAAGATGATGCAACGATTGAgcttttcaaaatgaatttcaCTTTCGAAGAATATTACATGGATGGCAAAGGGAATGGTTTTGTGGAAGGCATGAAATTGGAGGCGGTCGATCCTCTCAATCTATCATCGATTTGTGCTGCAACCGTAATGGCGGTCCTTAAATTTGGCTACATAATGATACGCATCGATTCTTATCAACCAGATGCCACAGGGTCAGATTG gtTTTGCTATCACGAAAAATCGCCCAGCATATTCCCAGTAGGCTTCTGCGCTTCAAACAGCATCACTTTAACACCTCCCAATGGCTATGACGTCAATACGTTTAGttgggaaaaatatttgcaagaaaCGGGTAGCGTTGCTGCTGGCCAGCATTTATTCCACCGGATTGTGCCAAATCATGGATTTCGg GTCGGCATGAGCCTCGAATGTGCTGACCTTATGGACCCGCGTTTGGTATGTGTTGCGACTGTATCACGCATAGTCGGGCGTTTGCTTAAAATACACTTCGACGGTTGGACCGATGAGTATGACCAATGGTTGGATTGCGAATCACCAGATGTTTATCCAGTAGGTTGGTGCGTACTGGTAAATCACAAGCTCGAAGGGCCGCCGGTGCCTGTGCAGGCTACAGCCAAAACGAACACCAAAGCGAAAAGTCCGAAAAAACGCAAGAAAAAATCCACTGCTAAAGGCGTGGAAAATTCAAATACAG CCAAACCACGTACGATTGCTTTAAAAACAAATCCGCATCTTCCGAAGTTGAGTATTAAACTCGAACTTAAGCCAGAGCATCACAATGCCGCTTTCTACGAGGATAATAACgaggatgatgacgatgatGGCGACTATGAAGAGGACAGCACCAGTCATCGCTCCGGTCAATCCACCCCACTATCACATAACGATGGCAGCCAGCTGGCTTTGACGGAAAAGATCACCACAGCGCAGCAAACATCCACGACTCAAGCGTCCGCGCCAACGCGTGTCGGCAACCCAGCAGTAAAGAAGTCGGTGTCACCAGCACCGCCGGTTGTGGGGCGCAAAGCTACCAGCTACATTGGG AACTCATCCGTCTGCAATAGCAAGTACATTCCGCGTCTTATCGAGTCCTCTTCGAACGAAAACAACAgcggcagcagcggcggcaacaacaacagtcaaaATGCGGACCCACAAGCAGACCTCATACCCGATACGTGGAATGTATATGACGTTTCGCAATTCTTACGCGTCAATGATTGTACGGCGCACTGTGACACATTTTTGCGTAATAAAATTGATGGCAAACGTTTGCTGCAACTATCTAAGGATGAAATAATTACTTTGCTTGGCATGAAAGTGGGCCCAGCGCTTAAAATATCCGATTTGATACAGCAGCTTAAATGCAGAGTTAACCCTGGTAAATCCAGATTGCATAAGGCAAACAAAACGTTTTTATAG
- the LOC126752782 gene encoding polycomb protein Sfmbt isoform X2 produces MNPSELRMMWMSHYNPERITVEDAPSFFGHPSVGLSVMDDLSSHQPTMDLNPMMSIVGGDFSGQAAAAAAAALGVQPTALIAANSNDIYGLAQVGGLHQQLLQQSAAAVFQNYTEVIDDDDGTGSGAIGADNSGCGNVSVDKSLATQFVHNDEPQPIYDQLDDGSYDGGLAPKQEIINIDDFVMMTDSNSYDGTEFMADEREVAEGSSGGVDISHAHGMDENGVLVPLDSGHKLIGDSGDEVMVPATTTVMQATAATSSRGFGGGGGTGHHRSSQRKTRKIEPVNRPGLVLKTPIAYKGNIDPSVIPIQKDGMAVCERCGAIGVKHTFYTKSRRFCSMSCARGELYSLVVNNTKMAGGAQQQQQTISNSPVQDHIDGVAGSNNDQSKITQINGFGEPVMSAELTGMDGASALTGLGSENGALCGVNAGGLVATPKALQMYRDVLPQEDLPQIPKFERLPVSCPQMEKIISIRRRMYDPSHSFDWTPRLSHPNFFAAPVTCFPHAPGYEVWDSIGIDMKVEVENTDCDNTEIVQPGQTPHSFWVATILNICGYKALMRYEGFDEPTHDFWVNLCNAEVHSVGWCATRGKPLIPPRTIENKYKDWKDFLVERLSGARTLPSSFYNKINDSMQSRFRLGLNLECVDKDRISQVRLATVTKIVGKRLFLRYFDSDDGFWCHEDSPIIHPVGWATTVGHNLAAPHDYLERMLAGREAMIEVHEDDATIELFKMNFTFEEYYMDGKGNGFVEGMKLEAVDPLNLSSICAATVMAVLKFGYIMIRIDSYQPDATGSDWFCYHEKSPSIFPVGFCASNSITLTPPNGYDVNTFSWEKYLQETGSVAAGQHLFHRIVPNHGFRVGMSLECADLMDPRLVCVATVSRIVGRLLKIHFDGWTDEYDQWLDCESPDVYPVGWCVLVNHKLEGPPVPVQATAKTNTKAKSPKKRKKKSTAKGVENSNTAKPRTIALKTNPHLPKLSIKLELKPEHHNAAFYEDNNEDDDDDGDYEEDSTSHRSGQSTPLSHNDGSQLALTEKITTAQQTSTTQASAPTRVGNPAVKKSVSPAPPVVGRKATSYIGNSSVCNSKYIPRLIESSSNENNSGSSGGNNNSQNADPQADLIPDTWNVYDVSQFLRVNDCTAHCDTFLRNKIDGKRLLQLSKDEIITLLGMKVGPALKISDLIQQLKCRVNPGKSRLHKANKTFL; encoded by the exons ATGAATCCCTCCGAGCTGCGTATGATGTGGATGAGTCACTATAATCCTGAACGCATCACAGTGGAGGACGCACCCTCATTCTTTGGGCATCCATCAGTGGGACTTTCTGTAATGGACGATTTATCCTCACATCAACCAACAATG gatttGAATCCAATGATGAGTATTGTTGGGGGGGATTTCAGTGGTcaggcggcagcagcagcagcggctgCATTAGGCGTACAACCGACAGCTCTAATTGCGGCCAATTCTAACGATATTTACGGTCTAGCACAAGTAGGTGGTTTGCATCAACAGTTACTTCAACAATCGGCCGCAGCTGTTTTTCAAAACTACACAGAAGTTATAGACGATGATGATGGCACTGGAAGTGGCGCAATAGGTGCTGACAACAGCGGTTGTGGTAATGTCAGCGTAGACAAATCATTAGCAACACAATTTGTGCATAACGATGAGCCACAACCAATCTATGATCAATTGGATGATGGTAGTTACGATGGTGGTTTAGCGCCAAAAcaggaaattataaatattgatgatTTCGTTATGATGACCGATTCTAATTCATATGATGGTACAGAATTTATGGCTGACGAAagagaagtggcagaaggaagtagTGGTGGCGTTGATATCTCCCATGCACATGGCATGGATGAGAATGGTGTCCTTGTGCCTTTGGATAGTGGACACAAATTAATAGGCGATAGTGGCGATGAGGTGATGGTGCCCGCCACCACAACCGTAATGCAAGCAACAGCGGCAACCTCATCAAGAGGATTTGGTGGAGGTGGAGGAACGGGCCACCATCGCTCATCGCAACGTAAGACTCGAAAAATAGAACCAGTTAACAGGCCAGGACTGGTGCTGAAGACACCAATAGCATATAAGGGAAACATAGATCCATCGGTTATACCAATTCAGAAAGACGGCATgg ccGTCTGTGAGCGTTGTGGTGCAATCGGTGTAAAGCACACTTTCTACACCAAATCTCGACGTTTTTGCAGCATGTCCTGCGCTCGTGGCGAACTTTATTCTTTGGTAGTAAACAACACTAAAATGGCAGGTGgtgcgcaacaacagcaacagacGATTTCCAACTCCCCCGTGCAAGATCATATCGATGGTGTAGCTGGAAGTAACAATG ACCAATCGAAAATTACACAAATCAACGGTTTTGGCGAACCTGTCATGTCCGCCGAATTGACAGGAATGGATGGCGCAAGTGCACTAACAGGTCTAGGTAGTGAGAATGGAGCCTTGTGTGGTGTAAATGCAGGTGGCTTAGTTGCTACGCCAAAGGCACTTCAAATGTACCGTGATGTTTTACCACAAGAAGACCTGCCACAAATTCCAAAATTTGAACGTTTACCAGTTTCCTGCCCacaaatggaaaaaatcattAGTATACGTCGTCGTATGTATGATCCGTCGCATTCTTTCGATTGGACGCCGCGTTTGTCGCATCCGAATTTTTTCGCTGCACCCGTTACTTGCTTTCCACATGCACCCGGCTACGAAGTTTGGGACAGCATTGGCATTGACATGAAAGTTGAGGTGGAGAATACAGATTGTGATAACACGGAAATAGTGCAGCCCGGACAGACGCCACACTCGTTTTGGGTCGCGACGATCTTAAATATTTGCGGATACAAAGCTCTTATGCGTTACGAAG gcTTTGATGAGCCAACACATGACTTCTGGGTAAATCTATGCAATGCGGAAGTACACTCGGTTGGTTGGTGTGCGACACGCGGCAAACCTCTAATACCGCCACGTACTATCGAGAATAAATACAAAGATTGGAAAGATTTCCTCGTGGAACGATTGTCTGGCGCACGTACACTGCCTTCCAGCTTTTACAACAAAATCAATGACAGCATGCAGTCGCGCTTCCGACTGGGCTTGAATTTAGAGTGTGTGGATAAGGATCGAATCTCACAGGTTCGCTTGGCAACGGTGACAAAAATTGTAGGCAAGCGTTTGTTTTTGCGGTACTTTGACTCTGATGACGGTTTTTGGTGTCATGAGGACTCGCCCATCATACATCCGGTCGGTTGGGCGACTACCGTGGGTCACAATTTAGCGGCACCGCATGATTATTTAGAACGAATGTTGG CTGGCCGAGAGGCAATGATTGAAGTACATGAAGATGATGCAACGATTGAgcttttcaaaatgaatttcaCTTTCGAAGAATATTACATGGATGGCAAAGGGAATGGTTTTGTGGAAGGCATGAAATTGGAGGCGGTCGATCCTCTCAATCTATCATCGATTTGTGCTGCAACCGTAATGGCGGTCCTTAAATTTGGCTACATAATGATACGCATCGATTCTTATCAACCAGATGCCACAGGGTCAGATTG gtTTTGCTATCACGAAAAATCGCCCAGCATATTCCCAGTAGGCTTCTGCGCTTCAAACAGCATCACTTTAACACCTCCCAATGGCTATGACGTCAATACGTTTAGttgggaaaaatatttgcaagaaaCGGGTAGCGTTGCTGCTGGCCAGCATTTATTCCACCGGATTGTGCCAAATCATGGATTTCGg GTCGGCATGAGCCTCGAATGTGCTGACCTTATGGACCCGCGTTTGGTATGTGTTGCGACTGTATCACGCATAGTCGGGCGTTTGCTTAAAATACACTTCGACGGTTGGACCGATGAGTATGACCAATGGTTGGATTGCGAATCACCAGATGTTTATCCAGTAGGTTGGTGCGTACTGGTAAATCACAAGCTCGAAGGGCCGCCGGTGCCTGTGCAGGCTACAGCCAAAACGAACACCAAAGCGAAAAGTCCGAAAAAACGCAAGAAAAAATCCACTGCTAAAGGCGTGGAAAATTCAAATACAG CCAAACCACGTACGATTGCTTTAAAAACAAATCCGCATCTTCCGAAGTTGAGTATTAAACTCGAACTTAAGCCAGAGCATCACAATGCCGCTTTCTACGAGGATAATAACgaggatgatgacgatgatGGCGACTATGAAGAGGACAGCACCAGTCATCGCTCCGGTCAATCCACCCCACTATCACATAACGATGGCAGCCAGCTGGCTTTGACGGAAAAGATCACCACAGCGCAGCAAACATCCACGACTCAAGCGTCCGCGCCAACGCGTGTCGGCAACCCAGCAGTAAAGAAGTCGGTGTCACCAGCACCGCCGGTTGTGGGGCGCAAAGCTACCAGCTACATTGGG AACTCATCCGTCTGCAATAGCAAGTACATTCCGCGTCTTATCGAGTCCTCTTCGAACGAAAACAACAgcggcagcagcggcggcaacaacaacagtcaaaATGCGGACCCACAAGCAGACCTCATACCCGATACGTGGAATGTATATGACGTTTCGCAATTCTTACGCGTCAATGATTGTACGGCGCACTGTGACACATTTTTGCGTAATAAAATTGATGGCAAACGTTTGCTGCAACTATCTAAGGATGAAATAATTACTTTGCTTGGCATGAAAGTGGGCCCAGCGCTTAAAATATCCGATTTGATACAGCAGCTTAAATGCAGAGTTAACCCTGGTAAATCCAGATTGCATAAGGCAAACAAAACGTTTTTATAG
- the LOC126752782 gene encoding polycomb protein Sfmbt isoform X3, with product MSCARGELYSLVVNNTKMAGGAQQQQQTISNSPVQDHIDGVAGSNNGNSNDIQQHDTQPQQSDIELALRVAHIKNSNYRFRITDQSKITQINGFGEPVMSAELTGMDGASALTGLGSENGALCGVNAGGLVATPKALQMYRDVLPQEDLPQIPKFERLPVSCPQMEKIISIRRRMYDPSHSFDWTPRLSHPNFFAAPVTCFPHAPGYEVWDSIGIDMKVEVENTDCDNTEIVQPGQTPHSFWVATILNICGYKALMRYEGFDEPTHDFWVNLCNAEVHSVGWCATRGKPLIPPRTIENKYKDWKDFLVERLSGARTLPSSFYNKINDSMQSRFRLGLNLECVDKDRISQVRLATVTKIVGKRLFLRYFDSDDGFWCHEDSPIIHPVGWATTVGHNLAAPHDYLERMLAGREAMIEVHEDDATIELFKMNFTFEEYYMDGKGNGFVEGMKLEAVDPLNLSSICAATVMAVLKFGYIMIRIDSYQPDATGSDWFCYHEKSPSIFPVGFCASNSITLTPPNGYDVNTFSWEKYLQETGSVAAGQHLFHRIVPNHGFRVGMSLECADLMDPRLVCVATVSRIVGRLLKIHFDGWTDEYDQWLDCESPDVYPVGWCVLVNHKLEGPPVPVQATAKTNTKAKSPKKRKKKSTAKGVENSNTAKPRTIALKTNPHLPKLSIKLELKPEHHNAAFYEDNNEDDDDDGDYEEDSTSHRSGQSTPLSHNDGSQLALTEKITTAQQTSTTQASAPTRVGNPAVKKSVSPAPPVVGRKATSYIGNSSVCNSKYIPRLIESSSNENNSGSSGGNNNSQNADPQADLIPDTWNVYDVSQFLRVNDCTAHCDTFLRNKIDGKRLLQLSKDEIITLLGMKVGPALKISDLIQQLKCRVNPGKSRLHKANKTFL from the exons ATGTCCTGCGCTCGTGGCGAACTTTATTCTTTGGTAGTAAACAACACTAAAATGGCAGGTGgtgcgcaacaacagcaacagacGATTTCCAACTCCCCCGTGCAAGATCATATCGATGGTGTAGCTGGAAGTAACAATGGTAATAGCAACGATATACAACAACACGATACACAACCTCAACAATCTGATATTGAGTTGGCGTTACGTGTTGCTCATATTAAGAATTCGAATTATCGTTTTCGCATCACAGACCAATCGAAAATTACACAAATCAACGGTTTTGGCGAACCTGTCATGTCCGCCGAATTGACAGGAATGGATGGCGCAAGTGCACTAACAGGTCTAGGTAGTGAGAATGGAGCCTTGTGTGGTGTAAATGCAGGTGGCTTAGTTGCTACGCCAAAGGCACTTCAAATGTACCGTGATGTTTTACCACAAGAAGACCTGCCACAAATTCCAAAATTTGAACGTTTACCAGTTTCCTGCCCacaaatggaaaaaatcattAGTATACGTCGTCGTATGTATGATCCGTCGCATTCTTTCGATTGGACGCCGCGTTTGTCGCATCCGAATTTTTTCGCTGCACCCGTTACTTGCTTTCCACATGCACCCGGCTACGAAGTTTGGGACAGCATTGGCATTGACATGAAAGTTGAGGTGGAGAATACAGATTGTGATAACACGGAAATAGTGCAGCCCGGACAGACGCCACACTCGTTTTGGGTCGCGACGATCTTAAATATTTGCGGATACAAAGCTCTTATGCGTTACGAAG gcTTTGATGAGCCAACACATGACTTCTGGGTAAATCTATGCAATGCGGAAGTACACTCGGTTGGTTGGTGTGCGACACGCGGCAAACCTCTAATACCGCCACGTACTATCGAGAATAAATACAAAGATTGGAAAGATTTCCTCGTGGAACGATTGTCTGGCGCACGTACACTGCCTTCCAGCTTTTACAACAAAATCAATGACAGCATGCAGTCGCGCTTCCGACTGGGCTTGAATTTAGAGTGTGTGGATAAGGATCGAATCTCACAGGTTCGCTTGGCAACGGTGACAAAAATTGTAGGCAAGCGTTTGTTTTTGCGGTACTTTGACTCTGATGACGGTTTTTGGTGTCATGAGGACTCGCCCATCATACATCCGGTCGGTTGGGCGACTACCGTGGGTCACAATTTAGCGGCACCGCATGATTATTTAGAACGAATGTTGG CTGGCCGAGAGGCAATGATTGAAGTACATGAAGATGATGCAACGATTGAgcttttcaaaatgaatttcaCTTTCGAAGAATATTACATGGATGGCAAAGGGAATGGTTTTGTGGAAGGCATGAAATTGGAGGCGGTCGATCCTCTCAATCTATCATCGATTTGTGCTGCAACCGTAATGGCGGTCCTTAAATTTGGCTACATAATGATACGCATCGATTCTTATCAACCAGATGCCACAGGGTCAGATTG gtTTTGCTATCACGAAAAATCGCCCAGCATATTCCCAGTAGGCTTCTGCGCTTCAAACAGCATCACTTTAACACCTCCCAATGGCTATGACGTCAATACGTTTAGttgggaaaaatatttgcaagaaaCGGGTAGCGTTGCTGCTGGCCAGCATTTATTCCACCGGATTGTGCCAAATCATGGATTTCGg GTCGGCATGAGCCTCGAATGTGCTGACCTTATGGACCCGCGTTTGGTATGTGTTGCGACTGTATCACGCATAGTCGGGCGTTTGCTTAAAATACACTTCGACGGTTGGACCGATGAGTATGACCAATGGTTGGATTGCGAATCACCAGATGTTTATCCAGTAGGTTGGTGCGTACTGGTAAATCACAAGCTCGAAGGGCCGCCGGTGCCTGTGCAGGCTACAGCCAAAACGAACACCAAAGCGAAAAGTCCGAAAAAACGCAAGAAAAAATCCACTGCTAAAGGCGTGGAAAATTCAAATACAG CCAAACCACGTACGATTGCTTTAAAAACAAATCCGCATCTTCCGAAGTTGAGTATTAAACTCGAACTTAAGCCAGAGCATCACAATGCCGCTTTCTACGAGGATAATAACgaggatgatgacgatgatGGCGACTATGAAGAGGACAGCACCAGTCATCGCTCCGGTCAATCCACCCCACTATCACATAACGATGGCAGCCAGCTGGCTTTGACGGAAAAGATCACCACAGCGCAGCAAACATCCACGACTCAAGCGTCCGCGCCAACGCGTGTCGGCAACCCAGCAGTAAAGAAGTCGGTGTCACCAGCACCGCCGGTTGTGGGGCGCAAAGCTACCAGCTACATTGGG AACTCATCCGTCTGCAATAGCAAGTACATTCCGCGTCTTATCGAGTCCTCTTCGAACGAAAACAACAgcggcagcagcggcggcaacaacaacagtcaaaATGCGGACCCACAAGCAGACCTCATACCCGATACGTGGAATGTATATGACGTTTCGCAATTCTTACGCGTCAATGATTGTACGGCGCACTGTGACACATTTTTGCGTAATAAAATTGATGGCAAACGTTTGCTGCAACTATCTAAGGATGAAATAATTACTTTGCTTGGCATGAAAGTGGGCCCAGCGCTTAAAATATCCGATTTGATACAGCAGCTTAAATGCAGAGTTAACCCTGGTAAATCCAGATTGCATAAGGCAAACAAAACGTTTTTATAG
- the LOC126752957 gene encoding ankyrin repeat and LEM domain-containing protein 1 — MCLKRSKLKKMVLKPLFANNLYIIEFSMELQRTISSTKGFQSIQNYEKFESISSKYFNSRPNFSNKKKLGLKQCYLYFLMDPRISRNLPVSAKENSLKELKIWQRFLNSIFYVGKAKSTRPYSHLHNAIKIYNKQELDDKAECLNAIVSDIQAPKFSKVDHIIDIWRNGFGVVNLHVFHNILPYEAYTREAAVIDAISLPNLTNQKRGVYYGPPSKWTAKGRERLGIALLYRAMKIFLSEGEIQLYPFDLA; from the exons ATGTGTTTAAAAAGAAGTAAGCTAAAGAAAATGGTCCTAAAGcctttatttgcaaataatttgtacATTATAGAATTTTCTATGGAGTTGCAACGAACAATTTCCTCCACAAAAGGCTTCCAAAGTATTCAAAATTATGAGAAATTCGAAAGCATAtcctcaaaatattttaactctagaccaaattttagtaataaaaagAAACTGGGCTTAAAACAGtgttatctatattttttaatggatCCGCGGATATCCCGTAACCTTCCAGTCAGCGCTAAAGAAAAT AGTCTTAAAGAACTTAAAATATGGCAACGGTTTTTGAATTCGATTTTCTACGTAGGAAAAGCAAAATCGACGCGCCCTTATTCACATTTACATAATGCTatcaaaatatacaacaaacaGGAACTTGATGATAAAG CCGAATGTCTAAATGCAATTGTAAGCGATATCCAAGCGCCTAAATTTAGTAAGGTAGATCATATAATTGATATTTGGAGAAATGGTTTTGGTGTCGTTAATCTACACGTCTTCCACAATATCTTGCCATATGAAGCATACACTCGAGAG GCCGCCGTCATAGATGCAATAAGTCTCCCTAATTTAACAAACCAGAAACGTGGAGTTTACTACGGCCCACCAAGTAAATGGACGGCCAAAGGAAGAGAACGTCTGGGAATAGCTTTGCTTTATCGGGCCATGAAAATATTCTTATCGGAAGGCGAAATTCAGTTATATCCTTTTGATTTAGCTTAG